The following are from one region of the Candidatus Obscuribacterales bacterium genome:
- a CDS encoding YncE family protein, with product MFERRIFALLSAIPLIAILANAANATRLSADFKQLVEQDFPGSKIRLDGAIELKNGDLMLPVIPGGINVPKWSKPQEEFTYPDKTKPELVVYTNGWCYLKVVKKGHVNTFVLPPSLTEKTRKRIFTGNFPSDLIVPENFVLPKEYKELIGDLQIKVVDEAELTKLESGPVTIHHAKTPISDHGVYVVNSLHSGTLTLLDDHKLNKLTEFPTEGTLSQMVAIGNHLYISDQAKARVLILDPSKREFVGQIDLEPKSAPKGIATLPNGQLIYVAESGTNDIAIIEAASKKVLLRTKVPPGPGRLAVTPNGYYLLVLNAASGQLTILSTGNQSVNGTVKVGGMPTAMAISNDSKRVYITNRLSNTLSIVDLGTKQVLATLQTGNAPTGLALSRDNERLFVACARDNSISIFDLKTNQKLSDVRLPLDLEFPGNLELTPDGKKLFVTSEAADALGLMDLDSLTFDTQSHLGHTSHDIIWVPVN from the coding sequence ATGTTTGAAAGACGAATTTTTGCTCTGTTGTCGGCCATTCCCCTAATTGCCATTCTGGCTAATGCGGCGAATGCGACAAGACTATCAGCTGATTTCAAACAGCTGGTGGAGCAGGATTTTCCGGGTTCCAAAATTCGCCTTGATGGGGCGATTGAGTTGAAGAACGGTGACCTGATGTTGCCCGTTATACCTGGCGGCATCAATGTTCCTAAGTGGTCGAAACCACAAGAGGAATTTACTTATCCTGATAAGACAAAACCCGAATTGGTCGTTTACACCAATGGTTGGTGCTACCTCAAAGTTGTTAAGAAGGGGCATGTAAATACTTTTGTTTTGCCGCCAAGTTTGACTGAAAAAACTCGCAAACGCATTTTTACAGGCAATTTCCCATCTGACTTGATAGTACCTGAGAATTTTGTATTGCCCAAAGAGTACAAGGAGCTTATTGGTGACTTGCAGATTAAGGTTGTCGATGAGGCTGAACTGACAAAGCTTGAATCAGGACCGGTAACTATCCATCACGCAAAAACACCAATTTCAGATCATGGTGTCTACGTTGTAAATTCGCTTCACTCGGGCACTCTCACCCTCCTTGATGATCATAAGTTGAATAAGCTAACTGAGTTTCCAACGGAAGGAACGCTTTCGCAAATGGTTGCTATCGGCAATCACCTGTATATTTCAGATCAAGCAAAAGCACGTGTGCTTATTCTAGATCCCAGCAAGAGGGAATTTGTTGGTCAAATAGATCTCGAACCTAAAAGTGCTCCTAAAGGCATAGCTACTCTGCCCAATGGACAACTTATTTATGTAGCGGAGAGTGGCACTAACGACATAGCTATTATTGAAGCTGCTTCCAAGAAGGTTTTGCTGCGTACAAAAGTACCGCCTGGTCCGGGTCGTTTAGCTGTTACACCCAATGGCTATTACTTGCTGGTTTTGAACGCCGCTTCCGGACAGTTGACTATACTTTCGACCGGTAACCAGTCTGTTAATGGAACTGTGAAAGTCGGTGGTATGCCTACTGCGATGGCGATTAGTAATGACAGCAAGCGCGTTTATATAACCAATCGACTTTCTAATACGTTGTCTATCGTAGATTTAGGCACCAAGCAAGTTCTGGCGACGCTGCAAACAGGCAATGCACCCACAGGACTTGCTTTGAGTCGTGATAATGAGAGACTATTCGTTGCTTGTGCTCGCGATAACTCCATTAGTATTTTTGATTTGAAAACCAATCAGAAGTTAAGCGATGTCCGTCTGCCGCTGGACTTGGAATTTCCGGGCAATCTGGAACTTACTCCCGATGGTAAAAAGCTTTTTGTAACGAGCGAAGCAGCAGACGCACTCGGTCTTATGGATTTAGACAGCCTGACATTTGACACGCAGTCGCATCTGGGACATACGAGTCACGATATCATCTGGGTGCCTGTTAACTAG
- the dnaJ gene encoding molecular chaperone DnaJ, with product MTNRDLYEILGVSKNASSDQIKKAFRNKARHLHPDNMDSGDEAAFKELAAAYEVLSDDNKRSLYDRYGHEGLSGGMGGFDGVDLGAFADLSEIFSQFFGGTARGGRRSTVERGSDLKVELHLDFLEAVFGVKKTITIKRLENCTACSGTGAAAGHTPVKCVTCAGVGQIRQATSTFLGQFTQIITCPNCQGEGMRVEKPCTGCKGRAQVRKSCEIELNIPAGIDSGLRLRVPNAGDFGKRNGPPGDVYVVVSVEEHQDFIREGTTIHVRQPVSFSQAALGCEILVPSVEGAKTLKIAAGTQTGTVLVMKELGVPNLNSPTVRGDQLVHVIVETPTKLSAVERRLLEQLAELRGDKLNLEKEEKAPMPEKSEAPKQKSFKNKKQKDPSIIDKLADVFRTRDDSDSGSEKRSSE from the coding sequence ATGACCAATCGTGACCTGTACGAAATTCTCGGCGTGTCTAAGAACGCAAGCTCTGATCAAATCAAGAAAGCGTTCCGCAACAAAGCCAGACACCTCCATCCGGACAACATGGATAGTGGGGACGAAGCTGCCTTCAAGGAGCTTGCTGCTGCTTACGAAGTTTTGTCGGACGATAATAAGCGTTCTCTTTATGATCGTTATGGACATGAAGGATTGTCCGGCGGTATGGGTGGCTTTGATGGCGTCGACTTAGGGGCATTTGCCGACCTGAGCGAAATATTCAGCCAGTTTTTTGGCGGCACCGCTCGCGGCGGCAGAAGGAGTACTGTTGAACGCGGCTCGGATTTAAAAGTCGAACTGCATCTGGACTTTTTGGAAGCTGTTTTTGGCGTCAAGAAAACAATTACGATAAAGCGCCTGGAAAATTGCACGGCTTGCTCAGGCACAGGAGCCGCGGCAGGACATACACCTGTTAAATGTGTTACTTGTGCAGGCGTTGGTCAAATAAGACAAGCGACATCGACATTTTTGGGACAGTTCACGCAAATTATTACCTGTCCAAATTGCCAGGGCGAAGGCATGCGCGTTGAGAAGCCTTGTACCGGATGCAAGGGCCGAGCACAAGTACGCAAGTCTTGCGAAATTGAATTGAATATTCCAGCTGGTATTGATAGTGGTTTGCGCTTACGCGTACCAAATGCCGGTGACTTTGGCAAACGTAATGGACCACCTGGTGATGTCTATGTTGTTGTCAGCGTAGAGGAACATCAAGACTTTATTCGCGAAGGTACAACAATTCATGTGCGCCAGCCGGTAAGCTTTTCACAAGCTGCCCTCGGTTGTGAAATACTGGTGCCCAGTGTGGAAGGTGCTAAGACACTCAAGATAGCTGCCGGAACTCAAACAGGCACGGTGCTTGTTATGAAGGAACTCGGCGTGCCGAATCTGAATAGCCCAACCGTTAGAGGTGATCAGTTGGTGCATGTAATTGTAGAAACACCGACTAAGCTTTCTGCAGTTGAGAGACGACTTTTAGAACAACTTGCCGAGCTGCGTGGTGACAAATTGAATCTTGAGAAAGAAGAAAAGGCACCTATGCCAGAAAAGAGTGAAGCTCCTAAGCAAAAGAGCTTCAAAAATAAAAAACAGAAGGACCCTTCTATAATAGATAAACTGGCTGATGTTTTCCGCACGAGGGATGATTCAGACAGTGGTTCTGAAAAAAGAAGTTCGGAATAA